The Agromyces mangrovi genome contains a region encoding:
- a CDS encoding glycoside hydrolase family 1 protein produces MITFPDGFLWGAATAGHQIEGNNVNSDWWAREQMMPGMESSGDACDSYHRYAEDIALLADAGLDSYRFSLEWSRIEPIRGQFSRAELAHYRRMIDACLARGVTPVVTLQHFTTPQWFAGADGWDGPEAQELFCAYVEQACTILDGVEWVVTMNEPNMQAAIMTAMRHLAASGGDWTSPTVEADGDGDGEQQTHSDFLTYADPEIGRMFTRVHHAARAIVRERTSAKVGWTIAAGALTAAPGGDEKLAQIRFGKEDVYWEGSRGDDFVGVQAYSSQQVDANGLVPHPPHPDNTLVGTAYRPDSLAMAVRHAWEISEHTPILVTENGIATADDAQRIRYTDQALRGLAATIDDGIDVRGYLHWSLLDNFEWGHWEPTFGLVAVDRETFARTPKPSLAWLGRVAERNALESTEAAA; encoded by the coding sequence ATGATCACCTTCCCCGACGGATTCCTGTGGGGTGCCGCGACCGCGGGCCACCAGATCGAGGGCAACAACGTCAACAGCGACTGGTGGGCGCGCGAGCAGATGATGCCGGGCATGGAGTCGTCCGGCGACGCGTGCGACAGCTACCACCGGTATGCGGAGGACATCGCTCTGCTGGCCGATGCCGGACTGGACTCCTACCGGTTCAGCCTGGAGTGGTCGCGCATCGAGCCGATCCGCGGGCAGTTCTCGCGCGCCGAACTCGCGCACTACCGGCGCATGATCGACGCGTGCCTGGCGCGCGGCGTGACGCCGGTGGTGACGTTGCAGCACTTCACGACACCGCAGTGGTTCGCCGGCGCGGACGGATGGGACGGCCCCGAGGCGCAGGAGCTGTTCTGCGCGTACGTGGAGCAGGCGTGCACGATCCTCGACGGCGTCGAGTGGGTCGTCACGATGAACGAGCCGAACATGCAGGCCGCGATCATGACCGCCATGCGTCACCTCGCGGCTTCCGGCGGCGACTGGACCAGCCCCACCGTCGAGGCCGACGGCGACGGCGACGGCGAGCAGCAGACGCACAGCGACTTCCTCACCTACGCCGACCCCGAGATCGGCCGCATGTTCACACGCGTGCACCACGCCGCTCGCGCGATCGTGCGGGAGCGCACGAGTGCGAAGGTCGGCTGGACGATCGCCGCGGGCGCGCTCACGGCCGCACCCGGCGGCGACGAGAAGCTGGCGCAGATCCGGTTCGGCAAGGAGGACGTCTACTGGGAGGGCAGCCGCGGCGACGACTTCGTCGGCGTGCAGGCGTACTCCAGCCAGCAGGTCGATGCGAACGGGCTCGTGCCGCACCCGCCGCACCCCGACAACACACTCGTCGGCACCGCATACCGCCCCGACTCGCTCGCCATGGCGGTGCGGCACGCGTGGGAGATCAGCGAGCACACGCCGATCCTGGTGACCGAGAACGGCATCGCGACGGCCGACGACGCGCAGCGCATCCGCTACACCGACCAGGCCCTCCGCGGCCTCGCCGCGACCATCGACGACGGCATCGACGTACGCGGCTACCTGCACTGGTCGCTGCTCGACAACTTCGAGTGGGGCCACTGGGAGCCGACGTTCGGCCTGGTCGCGGTCGACCGCGAGACGTTCGCCCGCACCCCGAAGCCCAGCCTGGCGTGGCTCGGCCGGGTCGCCGAACGCAACGCACTCGAGTCGACGGAGGCCGCAGCGTGA
- a CDS encoding family 43 glycosylhydrolase, which produces MTSRIVCNPLDLAYRYQDIRTPFVGRSVHREAADPTVVFYRDRYYMFASMTRGFWHSEDLVEWTLQPSETIPAIDYAPDVREVDGALLFTASRKTKGRFFRSVDPLTDDFEEVAPSDIAFWDPDTFQDDDGRLYLYWGCSHNRPVSGVELDRTTLQSRGEPVPLISADTATRGWERTGDDYVPEVRSGLSGKIMDAYIGDAPFIEGAYMNRVGDRYYLQYAGPGTQFNTYADGCYVGDGPLGPFEYDPHSPFSSKPGGFITGAGHGSTFQDGHGNWWHVATMRVSVNADFERRIGLFPAGFDEDGVLFCNQNFADFPMRVPDGPFDPWNEASPGWMLLSHRAAAIASSSATGHEPALATDESVRTWWVAGSDRPGSGCNSTSARRPPSTRSRSTSPITSWHSGRRSAGTSRRRRSAGARSSRTRSRPSSAWNSRSTAMTGRSSTTPSALERMPRTHSSCCPRRSVPGTCGSPPLRCRSAAPSR; this is translated from the coding sequence ATGACCTCGCGCATCGTCTGCAACCCGCTCGACCTCGCGTACCGCTACCAGGACATCCGCACCCCGTTCGTGGGTCGCAGCGTGCACCGCGAGGCGGCCGACCCGACGGTGGTCTTCTACCGCGACCGCTACTACATGTTCGCCTCGATGACGCGCGGGTTCTGGCACTCCGAGGACCTCGTCGAGTGGACGCTGCAGCCGAGCGAGACGATTCCCGCGATCGACTACGCGCCCGATGTCCGCGAGGTCGACGGCGCGCTGCTGTTCACGGCCTCGCGGAAGACCAAGGGACGCTTCTTCCGCAGCGTCGACCCGCTCACTGACGACTTCGAGGAGGTCGCGCCGAGCGACATCGCCTTCTGGGACCCGGACACGTTCCAGGACGACGACGGCCGACTCTACCTCTACTGGGGCTGCTCCCACAACCGTCCCGTGAGCGGCGTCGAGCTCGACCGGACCACGCTGCAGAGTCGTGGCGAGCCGGTGCCGCTGATCTCGGCGGACACGGCGACCAGGGGATGGGAGCGCACGGGCGACGACTACGTGCCCGAGGTGCGGAGCGGCCTGAGCGGCAAGATCATGGACGCCTACATCGGCGACGCGCCGTTCATCGAGGGCGCGTACATGAACCGCGTCGGCGATCGCTACTACCTGCAGTACGCCGGCCCGGGCACGCAGTTCAACACCTACGCCGACGGATGCTACGTCGGCGACGGCCCGCTCGGCCCCTTCGAGTACGATCCGCACAGCCCGTTCTCCTCGAAGCCCGGTGGCTTCATCACGGGGGCCGGCCACGGCAGCACCTTCCAGGACGGACACGGGAACTGGTGGCACGTCGCGACCATGCGCGTCTCGGTGAACGCCGACTTCGAGCGGCGGATCGGGCTGTTCCCGGCAGGGTTCGACGAGGACGGCGTGCTGTTCTGCAACCAGAACTTCGCGGACTTCCCGATGCGGGTGCCCGACGGTCCGTTCGACCCGTGGAACGAGGCGTCGCCCGGCTGGATGCTGCTGTCGCACCGCGCGGCCGCGATCGCGTCGTCCTCGGCGACCGGGCACGAGCCGGCGCTCGCGACCGACGAGTCGGTGCGCACCTGGTGGGTGGCCGGGTCGGACCGGCCGGGGAGTGGCTGCAACTCGACCTCGGCGCGGAGGCCACCGTCAACGCGCTCCAGGTCAACCTCGCCGATCACGAGCTGGCACAGCGGGCGCCGAAGCGCCGGGACCTCGCGAAGGCGACGTTCGGCAGGCGCGCGGTCTTCCCGGACTCGCAGCCGACCGAGTTCCGCGTGGAACTCTCGCTCGACGGCGATGACTGGGCGGTCGTCCACGACACCATCGGCACTCGAGAGGATGCCCCGCACGCATTCATCGTGCTGCCCGAGGCGCAGCGTGCCCGGCACGTGCGGGTCACCGCCGCTGCGATGCCGTTCGGCGGCGCCTTCGCGGTGA
- a CDS encoding sugar phosphate isomerase/epimerase family protein, with protein MGSATMPTISVQLYSVRHDLADLDATLGRLAALGAQAIEPFSVYDRPAELAAAAAANGLSIPTAHAPLLSDTVRIGGRDLAVPPPAAAFAAASALGAEIVIDPMVDAERWRTADDVARTADRMNALVESAAAEGLVLAHHNHSFEFHHRVGDVTVYEHFVSLLDERVALEVDVYWATAAGQDVPALIERLGTRVRALHLKDGQEAVDVFVGGEGYDPAVLTQCALGSGRLENGAALAAAPGTCIPVIEFDHVDGDAFAAIAASIAHLRAGAEHRADATEVHA; from the coding sequence ATGGGTTCCGCGACGATGCCCACGATCAGCGTCCAGCTGTACTCGGTACGCCACGACCTCGCGGACCTCGACGCGACGCTCGGACGCCTCGCTGCCCTGGGCGCGCAGGCCATCGAGCCCTTCTCGGTGTACGACCGCCCGGCGGAGCTCGCGGCCGCGGCTGCGGCGAACGGGCTCTCGATCCCGACCGCGCACGCTCCGCTGCTGTCGGACACCGTGCGGATCGGCGGTCGGGACCTCGCCGTCCCGCCGCCCGCCGCCGCATTCGCCGCAGCGAGCGCGCTCGGCGCCGAGATCGTGATCGACCCGATGGTCGACGCGGAGCGGTGGCGCACGGCCGACGACGTCGCCCGCACCGCGGACCGGATGAACGCGCTCGTGGAGTCGGCTGCCGCCGAGGGCCTCGTGCTGGCCCACCACAACCACTCCTTCGAGTTCCACCACCGCGTCGGCGACGTGACCGTCTACGAGCACTTCGTCTCGCTCCTCGACGAGCGCGTCGCGCTGGAGGTCGATGTCTACTGGGCGACTGCGGCGGGGCAGGACGTGCCCGCACTCATCGAGCGTCTCGGCACGCGCGTGCGCGCGCTGCACCTGAAGGACGGGCAGGAGGCCGTGGACGTCTTCGTCGGCGGCGAAGGGTACGACCCTGCAGTGCTCACGCAGTGCGCGCTGGGGTCCGGACGCCTGGAGAATGGCGCCGCGCTCGCGGCCGCCCCCGGAACCTGCATCCCGGTCATCGAGTTCGACCACGTCGACGGCGACGCGTTCGCGGCGATCGCGGCCTCGATCGCGCACCTGCGGGCGGGCGCGGAGCACCGGGCGGATGCGACGGAGGTGCACGCATGA